A section of the Pseudomonas prosekii genome encodes:
- the ftsB gene encoding cell division protein FtsB, which yields MRSPNWLFLVLLLLLAGLQYRLWVGNGSLAQVAELTQQIADQHAENEGLLERNRVMDAEVSELKKGMETVEERARHELGMVKDGETLYQLAQ from the coding sequence ATGCGCAGTCCCAATTGGTTGTTCCTCGTCTTGCTCCTGCTGCTGGCTGGCCTGCAATATCGCCTGTGGGTGGGAAATGGCAGCCTGGCGCAAGTGGCCGAGCTGACTCAGCAGATCGCAGATCAACACGCTGAGAACGAAGGCTTGCTGGAGCGCAATCGGGTGATGGACGCCGAAGTCAGTGAGTTGAAGAAAGGCATGGAGACCGTTGAAGAGCGAGCTCGTCATGAGTTGGGCATGGTCAAGGACGGTGAAACCCTTTACCAGTTGGCTCAATGA
- the ispD gene encoding 2-C-methyl-D-erythritol 4-phosphate cytidylyltransferase, with protein sequence MIQSLPAFWAVIPAAGVGARMAADRPKQYLQLGGRTILEHSLGCFLDHPCLKGLVVSLAVDDPYWPNLACADDARIQRVDGGVERSASVLNALLHLHALGADEEDWVLVHDAARPNLARDDLDKLLGELADDAVGGLLAVPARDTLKRVDKHGRVVETVDRSVIWQAYTPQMFRLGALHRALADSLVADAVITDEASAMEWVGLAPRLIEGRSDNLKVTRPEDLEWLRLRWANRR encoded by the coding sequence ATGATCCAGTCGTTACCGGCCTTCTGGGCCGTGATTCCTGCCGCGGGCGTCGGTGCCCGAATGGCTGCGGACCGTCCCAAGCAATACCTGCAACTGGGCGGCCGAACAATTCTCGAACACAGCCTCGGCTGTTTCCTTGACCATCCTTGCCTGAAAGGCCTGGTGGTCAGTCTTGCTGTTGATGATCCTTATTGGCCAAACCTGGCCTGTGCTGACGATGCGCGGATTCAGCGCGTCGACGGCGGCGTCGAGCGTTCCGCTTCGGTGCTTAATGCCTTGCTGCATTTGCACGCGTTGGGTGCCGACGAAGAAGACTGGGTGTTGGTGCACGACGCTGCGCGGCCCAATCTGGCGCGCGATGACCTGGACAAATTGCTCGGTGAACTGGCCGATGATGCGGTCGGTGGCTTGCTCGCAGTGCCGGCGCGGGACACGCTGAAACGCGTCGACAAGCACGGGCGCGTGGTTGAAACCGTGGATCGCAGTGTGATCTGGCAAGCGTATACGCCGCAGATGTTTCGCCTCGGCGCGCTGCATCGGGCGTTGGCTGACAGTCTGGTGGCGGATGCCGTTATCACTGACGAAGCGTCGGCGATGGAGTGGGTGGGTCTGGCACCACGCTTGATTGAAGGGCGCTCGGATAACCTCAAGGTTACGCGGCCGGAAGATCTGGAATGGTTGCGGTTACGTTGGGCTAATCGCCGCTGA
- the eno gene encoding phosphopyruvate hydratase — MAKIVDIKGREVLDSRGNPTVEADVLLDNGIIGSACAPSGASTGSREALELRDGDKSRYLGKGVLKAVANINGPIRDLLLGTDPSDQKALDHAMIKLDGTENKGSLGANAILAVSLAAAKAAAQDQDLPLYAHIANLNGTPGVYSMPVPMMNIINGGEHADNNVDIQEFMVQPVGAKSFSEGLRMGTEIFHHLKAVLKARGLSTAVGDEGGFAPNLASNEDALKVISEAVANAGYKLGTDVTLALDCAASEFYEDGKYNLSGEGQVFTAEGFADYLKGLTERYPIISIEDGLDESDWAGWKILTDKIGEKTQLVGDDLFVTNTKILKEGIDKKIANSILIKFNQIGTLTETLEAIQMAKAAGYTAVISHRSGETEDSTIADLAVGTAAGQIKTGSLCRSDRVSKYNQLLRIEEQLNGKAKYNGRSEFRG; from the coding sequence ATGGCAAAAATCGTCGACATCAAAGGTCGTGAAGTTCTCGACTCCCGTGGCAATCCCACCGTCGAAGCGGACGTGCTTCTCGATAACGGCATCATCGGTAGCGCTTGCGCGCCGTCCGGTGCTTCCACTGGCTCGCGTGAAGCACTCGAGCTGCGTGATGGCGACAAGAGCCGTTACCTGGGCAAAGGTGTACTCAAAGCCGTAGCCAACATCAACGGTCCGATTCGTGACCTGCTGTTGGGTACCGATCCAAGCGACCAGAAAGCCCTCGATCACGCGATGATCAAGCTCGACGGCACTGAAAACAAAGGTTCCCTGGGCGCCAACGCGATCCTCGCCGTTTCCCTGGCCGCGGCCAAGGCAGCAGCACAGGACCAGGACCTGCCGCTGTACGCTCACATCGCCAACCTGAACGGCACGCCGGGTGTTTACTCGATGCCGGTGCCGATGATGAACATCATCAACGGTGGCGAACACGCCGATAACAACGTCGACATCCAGGAATTCATGGTTCAGCCGGTTGGCGCCAAGTCTTTCTCGGAAGGTCTGCGCATGGGCACCGAGATTTTCCATCACTTGAAAGCTGTGCTGAAGGCCCGTGGCCTGAGCACTGCAGTTGGTGACGAAGGTGGTTTCGCGCCGAACCTGGCGTCCAACGAAGACGCTTTGAAAGTGATCTCCGAAGCCGTGGCCAACGCCGGTTACAAGCTGGGCACCGACGTGACCCTGGCACTGGACTGCGCGGCCAGCGAATTCTACGAAGACGGCAAATACAACCTGTCCGGCGAAGGCCAGGTGTTCACCGCTGAAGGTTTCGCTGATTACCTGAAAGGCCTGACCGAACGTTATCCGATCATCTCGATCGAAGATGGCCTGGATGAGTCCGACTGGGCTGGCTGGAAGATCCTCACCGACAAGATCGGCGAGAAGACCCAATTGGTAGGCGACGACCTGTTCGTGACCAACACCAAGATCCTCAAGGAAGGCATCGATAAAAAGATCGCCAACTCGATCCTGATCAAGTTCAACCAGATCGGCACTCTGACCGAAACCCTGGAAGCCATCCAGATGGCCAAGGCTGCCGGTTACACCGCCGTGATCTCGCACCGCTCCGGCGAAACCGAAGATTCGACCATTGCCGACCTGGCCGTGGGCACTGCGGCTGGCCAGATCAAGACCGGTTCGCTGTGCCGTTCCGATCGCGTGTCCAAGTACAACCAACTGCTGCGTATCGAAGAGCAGTTGAATGGCAAAGCCAAGTACAACGGTCGCAGCGAATTCCGCGGTTGA
- the kdsA gene encoding 3-deoxy-8-phosphooctulonate synthase, protein MAQKIIRVGDIEIANDKPMVLFGGMNVLESRDMAMQVCEEYVKVTEKLGIPYVFKASFDKANRSSVTSYRGPGLEEGMRIFQDIKQAFGVPIITDVHEPEQAAVVAEVCDIIQLPAFLSRQTDLVVAMAKTGAVINIKKAQFLAPHEMKHILSKCVEAGNDQLILCERGSSFGYNNLVVDMLGFGIMKQFEYPVFFDVTHALQMPGGRSDSAGGRRAQVTDLAKAGISQSLAGLFLEAHPDPDNAKCDGPCALRLDKLEPFLAQLKALDELVKSFPTVETA, encoded by the coding sequence ATGGCGCAGAAGATCATCCGTGTAGGCGATATCGAGATTGCCAACGACAAGCCAATGGTGCTTTTCGGTGGCATGAACGTGCTGGAAAGCCGCGACATGGCGATGCAGGTCTGCGAAGAGTACGTAAAGGTTACCGAGAAACTCGGTATCCCTTACGTGTTCAAGGCCAGTTTCGACAAGGCTAACCGTTCCTCCGTGACCTCTTACCGTGGCCCCGGCCTGGAAGAGGGCATGCGCATTTTCCAGGACATCAAGCAAGCCTTCGGCGTGCCGATCATCACCGACGTCCACGAGCCTGAGCAGGCTGCGGTCGTCGCTGAAGTCTGCGACATCATTCAGTTGCCGGCCTTCCTGTCGCGCCAGACCGACCTCGTGGTCGCGATGGCCAAGACTGGCGCGGTGATCAACATCAAGAAAGCCCAGTTCCTTGCGCCGCACGAGATGAAACACATCCTGAGCAAGTGCGTGGAAGCGGGTAATGATCAGTTGATCCTCTGCGAACGCGGTTCGAGCTTCGGCTACAACAATCTGGTCGTCGACATGCTCGGCTTCGGCATCATGAAGCAGTTCGAATACCCGGTGTTCTTCGACGTGACTCACGCGCTGCAAATGCCTGGTGGTCGTTCCGATTCCGCTGGCGGGCGTCGCGCCCAGGTCACCGATCTGGCCAAGGCCGGCATCAGCCAGTCGCTGGCGGGTCTGTTCCTCGAAGCCCACCCGGATCCGGACAATGCCAAATGCGACGGCCCTTGCGCCTTGCGCCTGGACAAACTGGAGCCATTCCTGGCCCAGCTCAAAGCGTTGGACGAACTGGTTAAGAGTTTTCCGACGGTAGAAACCGCGTAA